From Apium graveolens cultivar Ventura chromosome 9, ASM990537v1, whole genome shotgun sequence, the proteins below share one genomic window:
- the LOC141684395 gene encoding uncharacterized protein LOC141684395 has protein sequence MVSSETMQTNAKTIEPNSSPRISFSSDFLDNTFISSIKISPVEKENANKREKTFEFLSTDSQTMLSADELFSEGKLLPYRPMHHEIKKITLKSNDGPKAKPEVEDSNKESRGSWFVDDDPSPRPPTCTVLWKELLRLKKPRPSKLSPSSSSSSSSSSGSLVDSQGTDKEERSGSKEKNVKKTKKGLERTRSATMRIRPMINVPICTQRSNSALPPLFSFKKGKPEKLK, from the coding sequence ATGGTTTCAAGTGAAACTATGCAGACAAATGCTAAAACCATTGAGCCAAATTCAAGTCCTCGTATATCTTTTTCATCGGATTTTCTTGATAACACTTTCATCTCTAGTATTAAAATTTCTCCGGTTGAAAAAGAGAACGCAAACAAACGAGAGAAAACATTTGAGTTTCTCTCTACTGATAGCCAAACAATGCTATCTGCTGATGAGCTTTTTTCTGAAGGGAAGTTACTTCCTTATCGGCCAATGCATCATGAGATAAAAAAGATAACTCTCAAATCCAATGATGGACCGAAAGCAAAACCAGAAGTGGAAGATTCAAACAAAGAGAGTAGAGGGAGTTGGTTTGTTGACGATGATCCCTCCCCTAGGCCACCTACATGTACAGTTTTATGGAAAGAATTACTACGGCTCAAAAAACCACGGCCATCTAAGTTGTCACCCTCATCATCgtcgtcatcatcatcatcttcgGGCTCACTTGTGGATTCACAAGGCACTGATAAAGAGGAACGATCGGGAAGTAAAGAGAAGAATGTGAAAAAGACAAAGAAAGGATTGGAGAGAACTAGATCAGCAACTATGAGGATAAGACCAATGATTAATGTACCAATTTGCACACAAAGAAGCAACAGTGCCCTTCCTCCCCTCTTTTCTTTCAAGAAAGGAAAACCAGAGAAGCTAAAGTGA